A window of Pseudodesulfovibrio hydrargyri contains these coding sequences:
- the rplN gene encoding 50S ribosomal protein L14: MIQVESNLDVADNSGAKKVACIKVLGGSKRRYASVGDIIVVSVKEAMPHSKVKKGSVMKAVVVRTKKELGRPDGSFIKFDNNSAVLLNNNMEPVGTRIFGPVARELRAAGFMKIVSLAPEVL; this comes from the coding sequence ATGATCCAGGTTGAATCCAATCTCGACGTGGCTGACAACTCCGGAGCCAAGAAGGTCGCCTGCATTAAGGTCCTCGGCGGTTCCAAGCGCCGTTACGCCAGCGTCGGAGATATTATCGTAGTGTCCGTCAAGGAGGCCATGCCCCACTCCAAAGTGAAGAAGGGCTCGGTCATGAAGGCGGTTGTCGTTCGCACCAAGAAGGAACTCGGTCGTCCCGACGGTTCCTTCATCAAGTTCGACAACAACTCCGCCGTGCTGCTCAACAACAACATGGAGCCTGTGGGGACCCGTATCTTCGGTCCCGTGGCCCGTGAATTGCGCGCCGCCGGTTTCATGAAGATCGTTTCCCTCGCTCCCGAGGTTCTGTAA
- a CDS encoding type Z 30S ribosomal protein S14 yields the protein MAKTSLRVKASRKPKFKVRAYNRCPICGRPRAFLRRYGICRICFRNKALAGELPGVRKASW from the coding sequence GTGGCCAAAACAAGCTTACGCGTTAAGGCAAGCCGCAAACCCAAGTTCAAGGTCCGCGCTTACAATCGGTGCCCGATTTGTGGCCGTCCTCGGGCTTTTCTGAGGCGGTACGGAATCTGCCGTATCTGCTTCCGCAACAAGGCTCTCGCCGGCGAACTGCCCGGCGTCCGCAAGGCGAGCTGGTAA
- the rplX gene encoding 50S ribosomal protein L24, with the protein MKTKIRKDDKVMVIAGKDKGKVGKVLKILKKQDKVLVEKVNMVQRHTKANPYAQQPGGIIEKEAPIHVSNVAIVCDACTKPTRVGYKKTEDGKKVRFCKKCNETFK; encoded by the coding sequence ATGAAGACTAAAATCCGTAAAGACGACAAGGTCATGGTCATCGCCGGGAAGGACAAGGGAAAGGTCGGCAAGGTCTTGAAGATCCTCAAGAAGCAGGACAAGGTCCTGGTCGAGAAGGTCAATATGGTCCAACGCCATACCAAGGCCAATCCGTATGCCCAGCAGCCCGGCGGCATTATCGAGAAGGAAGCCCCTATCCATGTATCCAATGTGGCTATCGTGTGCGACGCCTGCACCAAGCCCACGCGGGTAGGGTACAAGAAGACTGAAGACGGCAAGAAGGTGCGCTTCTGCAAGAAGTGCAACGAGACCTTCAAATAG
- the rplP gene encoding 50S ribosomal protein L16, whose translation MLAPKRVKFRKWQKGRLRGKAQRGNMVSFGDIGLKALEHGKITNQQIESARVAIMRHIKRGGKVWIRIFPDHPTTSKPAEVRQGKGKGAPDGWVAPVKPGRIMYEVKGVDIELAKEALKRASYKLPIKTAIVVKEGL comes from the coding sequence ATGCTTGCTCCAAAAAGAGTTAAATTCAGAAAATGGCAGAAAGGCCGACTCAGAGGCAAGGCCCAACGGGGTAACATGGTGTCCTTCGGCGATATCGGGCTGAAGGCATTGGAGCACGGAAAGATCACCAACCAGCAGATTGAGTCCGCTCGTGTCGCCATCATGCGCCACATCAAGCGCGGCGGTAAGGTCTGGATACGCATCTTCCCTGATCACCCCACCACCTCCAAGCCCGCGGAAGTCCGTCAGGGCAAGGGTAAAGGCGCTCCCGACGGTTGGGTCGCGCCGGTGAAACCGGGCCGTATCATGTACGAAGTGAAGGGCGTCGACATCGAGCTTGCCAAGGAAGCCCTCAAGCGCGCTTCCTACAAGCTGCCGATCAAGACGGCCATCGTTGTGAAGGAGGGTCTGTAA
- the rplR gene encoding 50S ribosomal protein L18 produces the protein MSKSKNAQRLLRKPRIRKKISGTEARPRLVVYRSNQHLYAQLVDDVNGVTLASASTQVLNKDGEALKSNKDSAAKVGKAIAEAAKAKQIETCVFDRNGYIYHGKIKALADGAREGGLKF, from the coding sequence ATGAGCAAAAGCAAGAATGCACAGCGGCTTCTTCGCAAGCCCCGCATCAGAAAGAAGATCTCCGGTACCGAAGCCCGGCCCCGCCTGGTCGTCTATCGCTCCAACCAGCATCTCTATGCCCAGTTGGTCGACGACGTGAACGGCGTGACCCTGGCCTCCGCCAGCACCCAGGTGCTGAACAAGGACGGCGAGGCGCTGAAGTCCAACAAGGACTCGGCCGCCAAGGTCGGCAAGGCCATTGCCGAAGCCGCCAAGGCCAAGCAGATCGAGACCTGCGTCTTCGACCGGAACGGATATATCTATCACGGCAAGATCAAAGCCCTTGCCGACGGCGCCCGTGAAGGCGGGCTGAAATTCTAG
- the rpsE gene encoding 30S ribosomal protein S5 has translation MEQNESGLIEKIVYLNRVAKVVKGGRRFSFSCLVVVGDGEGGVGCGLGKANEVPEAIRKASERAKKNMINVPLLDGTLPYEVLGRYGAGRVMLKPASRGTGIIAGGPVRAIMEAVGVNDILTKAIGTNNPHNVLRATMAGLESLRSAEEVSALRGVSVSTPRK, from the coding sequence ATGGAACAGAATGAAAGTGGATTGATTGAAAAAATCGTCTACCTCAATCGCGTCGCCAAGGTTGTCAAGGGTGGCCGCCGTTTCAGCTTCAGCTGCCTGGTGGTCGTCGGTGACGGTGAAGGGGGAGTCGGTTGCGGCCTGGGTAAGGCCAACGAGGTGCCGGAAGCCATTCGCAAGGCGAGTGAGCGCGCCAAGAAGAACATGATCAATGTTCCTCTGCTGGACGGCACCCTCCCGTATGAGGTTCTGGGACGCTACGGCGCGGGCCGCGTCATGCTCAAGCCCGCCAGCCGAGGCACCGGCATCATCGCCGGCGGTCCCGTTCGTGCGATCATGGAGGCCGTGGGCGTCAATGACATCCTGACCAAGGCCATCGGCACCAACAACCCGCACAACGTGTTGCGTGCCACCATGGCCGGATTGGAGTCCCTGCGGAGCGCGGAAGAGGTTTCGGCCCTGCGCGGCGTCTCGGTCTCCACTCCCAGAAAGTAG
- the rplF gene encoding 50S ribosomal protein L6, with protein MSRIGKNPIDIPAGVEVSVGASEIQVKGPKGTLSTPVDPAVAYKIEDGKVYVSRVDDSRQARGQHGLRRTLLANCVDGVTKGFAKTLEVIGVGYKVSVQGKKVVLAVGYSHPVEFDLPAGLEAKVEGAKLTIEGTDKQLVGEIAAQIRRVRPPEPYKGKGIKYLDEIIRRKAGKSGSK; from the coding sequence ATGTCTCGTATAGGAAAGAATCCCATCGACATCCCCGCGGGTGTCGAGGTGTCTGTCGGAGCCTCCGAAATCCAGGTCAAGGGTCCCAAGGGAACCTTGAGCACCCCGGTCGATCCGGCCGTGGCGTACAAGATCGAGGATGGCAAGGTGTATGTCTCCCGCGTTGATGATTCCCGCCAGGCGCGCGGCCAGCACGGTCTTCGTCGGACCCTGCTCGCCAACTGCGTGGACGGCGTGACCAAGGGCTTTGCCAAGACCCTGGAAGTCATCGGCGTCGGATACAAGGTGTCCGTGCAGGGCAAGAAAGTCGTTCTGGCCGTCGGGTATTCCCACCCGGTGGAGTTCGACCTGCCCGCCGGTCTGGAGGCCAAGGTGGAAGGCGCCAAGCTGACCATCGAGGGCACCGACAAGCAGCTTGTCGGTGAAATTGCGGCCCAGATTCGTCGTGTGCGTCCGCCCGAACCCTACAAGGGCAAGGGCATCAAGTACCTCGACGAGATCATCCGCCGCAAGGCCGGTAAGTCCGGTTCCAAGTAG
- the rplE gene encoding 50S ribosomal protein L5, which produces MTRLEKLYNEKVVPELQKEYGYTSSMEIPRMTKISLNIGLGAASQNSKLIEAAVEELTAIAGQKAVVTLAKKSIAQFKLREGQPVGCRVTLRDDAMWDFYDKLVSFALPRVRDFRGIPDRGFDGRGNFTLGIKEHTIFPELDIDRVELVKGMNVTVTTTAKTDKEGKTLLDLLGMPFKK; this is translated from the coding sequence ATGACACGTCTCGAAAAGTTGTATAACGAAAAGGTCGTCCCCGAGCTCCAGAAGGAGTACGGTTACACCTCGTCCATGGAGATCCCGAGAATGACGAAGATCTCCCTGAACATCGGTCTCGGTGCTGCCAGCCAGAACAGCAAGCTCATCGAAGCCGCCGTCGAGGAACTGACCGCCATCGCCGGCCAGAAGGCCGTGGTCACCCTGGCCAAGAAGTCCATCGCCCAGTTCAAACTGCGCGAGGGCCAGCCGGTCGGTTGCCGCGTCACCCTGCGCGACGATGCCATGTGGGACTTTTATGACAAGCTCGTGAGCTTCGCACTGCCTCGGGTCCGCGACTTCCGCGGCATCCCCGACCGCGGTTTCGACGGCCGCGGCAACTTCACCCTTGGCATCAAGGAACACACCATCTTCCCCGAGCTCGACATCGACCGCGTGGAACTGGTGAAGGGCATGAACGTGACCGTGACCACCACGGCCAAGACCGACAAGGAAGGCAAGACCCTTCTTGACCTCCTTGGCATGCCCTTTAAAAAGTAG
- the rpmD gene encoding 50S ribosomal protein L30: MIKVKQIKSKIACKPDQVKTLEALGLRRINQVKEHDDNPVIRGMIYKVRHLVEVTES; encoded by the coding sequence GTGATTAAAGTCAAGCAGATCAAAAGCAAGATTGCCTGCAAGCCCGACCAGGTCAAAACCCTGGAAGCCCTGGGCCTGCGCAGGATCAATCAGGTCAAAGAGCACGATGACAATCCCGTCATCCGCGGAATGATCTACAAGGTCAGACACCTGGTGGAGGTTACCGAATCATGA
- the rpsH gene encoding 30S ribosomal protein S8: MAVVDPVADMLTRIRNAYGAYHTAVAVPTSKMKSSIAGILKEEGYIADYAVEDRDISITLKYADGKPLITGLKKVSKPGRRVYVGASDIPRVQNGIGICIVSTSKGLLEGAKAKEANVGGELLCEIW, translated from the coding sequence ATGGCTGTTGTTGATCCTGTAGCCGACATGTTGACCCGCATCCGGAATGCGTACGGCGCCTATCACACCGCTGTCGCAGTGCCGACTTCCAAGATGAAGTCCTCCATCGCGGGTATCCTGAAGGAAGAAGGTTATATCGCCGACTACGCTGTCGAGGACAGGGACATCAGTATTACGCTCAAGTACGCTGACGGCAAACCGCTCATTACTGGCCTGAAGAAGGTCAGCAAGCCCGGTCGCCGCGTGTACGTTGGTGCTTCTGATATCCCCCGTGTCCAGAACGGCATCGGTATTTGTATCGTGTCCACCTCCAAAGGGCTGCTTGAAGGCGCCAAGGCCAAAGAGGCCAATGTCGGCGGCGAGCTGCTCTGCGAAATCTGGTAA
- the rpsQ gene encoding 30S ribosomal protein S17 produces the protein MAEFKYQGNKRLLTGLVISDKGDKTIVVRVETLVKHPLLKKYIRRRKKFMAHDPANDCGVGDTVQIVESRPMSKRKRWHLVKILEKAV, from the coding sequence ATGGCTGAGTTCAAATACCAAGGCAACAAGCGCCTGCTGACCGGCCTGGTCATCTCCGACAAAGGCGACAAGACCATCGTCGTCCGCGTCGAGACCCTGGTGAAGCATCCGCTGCTGAAGAAGTACATCCGCCGCCGCAAGAAGTTCATGGCCCATGATCCGGCCAACGACTGCGGTGTCGGCGATACGGTGCAGATTGTCGAGTCGAGGCCCATGTCCAAGCGCAAGCGCTGGCACCTGGTGAAGATCCTCGAAAAGGCCGTCTAG
- the rpmC gene encoding 50S ribosomal protein L29 — MTSKELRELDDAKLAEKLNESRHELFSMRFKHATAQLENTQALSGVKKTIARILTIQRERQGA; from the coding sequence ATGACTTCCAAGGAACTTCGTGAACTGGACGACGCCAAACTGGCTGAGAAGCTGAATGAATCCCGCCACGAGCTGTTCTCCATGCGTTTCAAGCATGCGACGGCTCAGCTGGAAAACACTCAGGCCCTCTCCGGCGTCAAGAAGACCATCGCCCGTATCCTGACTATTCAGCGGGAACGACAGGGAGCGTAA